Genomic segment of Methanolobus mangrovi:
ATTCTATTATTGTCCTGCTAAGTTGCTTGAAATAATGTGAGCCTTGCTTAATCTCTCCTGTTTCATAATCAATAAATGGTTCGTAAACAATACCCTGAGGTTCATTTGAATAAGGAGATAATGGCTTTACAGCTTTACCGTTTTCCTCAACAGTCTGGAATCCTATATTATAGAAGTTAAATGGCTTAATCTGCTCTTTCCATGATTTTCCTTTATTAATCTCATCAAACCTATGTAACACATTAGGAGTACTAACAGTAAGCCTTGAGATTGCATACAGGTTGGAATACTTCTCTTCAATATCAGTTTCCGAAATTAACCCATAGTGCAACTTAAGAAGGTCTTCCCATATCTCAGCCTGCCAATCCTCAACGTCCTTTGTAAATGGGTTTGTTAAGTGTCCAAGTCCATGTAATTTAAAAGATCTCTCACTTTCCATGAATTTGATTTTGCCATTTTCATAAGTGTAAAGAGCATAGCGTTTTGAGGATATCCCATAGAACCACATGTTCTCTTTTTCAGCCTTCAAGAGATCAATATCAAGACTATAAGGGTTTAGAGGCTGAAAATAGTCTACAATCTTCTGTGCGTGTTCAGGAGGAACAAAAATAGAATCGGTATCCATGTAAGCATGGACCGCACCAAGCTCGTTTGTTTTTGCCTCTGCCATAGCCAGGAATAACTTTGAGCCTGATGTAATCATCACACCTAGCAGAGGATGGAAATAATTGCCAGCCTTTTCAAATCTGTTTTCTGAAGTATTGAAGTCATCCAAACCATAAACCTGAATGTCACTTTTCTCATTTTCAGGATTTAGCTCAATAAAGATTCCATAACTCATTGCATTAACAAGAATCTTAATAGCCTGTGCTCGACTCTTTAATTGTTGGTATTCTGGACTATCTTTGTCAATCTTCTTCATTTCAATCTTAATCTTCTGCCGTTCCTCAACAAGCACCTGAACAAGATTATCCGTTTTAGGATCAATATCAATTCCAAGCATCTGAGATTTGTTTAATCGTCTCTGAACTCCTATTGGAATGAACTTGATAGCTTCAGTAATCTGAGGCACTTTTCCAGTAAGAATTATTGAACTTATGACATCAGGAAGAGAATACCATAATTCTGAATCAGAACTCAAGTAATTTATACCTACATTAAAAGAAGTGCCTTCCTTCTTGTATATCTTCCTGACAGGCAATATATCCTCGTCAGGATGCAACTTTACCATTACGACAAAATCTTTCCAGTTTTCTTTATCCTGAAGATAATCAAGATCTACATTTGACAGCATTTCCCTTGTTTCATCAGTGACTTCTTTCATCTCAAGTGATTCAGCTATTATGTACCTCCAGAGATTCATTAACATAGTAATGGTTGGATACATACTTGTGAAATCAAGAGTTGTTACCTTTACAGGATGTTTCCTTATCTTGCATTCACATCTCCCTCCAAAGTAGGAAGTCATAATATTTCCCAGAATTTCGGGAGAAAAGTCAGGATTCAAATTCAAAAAAGATTTAATCCCTAATTGCTTCAGAGCATGTTTTCCAATTGATGCATTGCTGTATATCTTGGTTGGTGGAATATCTATTTGATAGCGATCTAGTTCCTTAATGAGTTTTTCATAAACTTCCCAAGTTGCACGAACATCCTTTATCATGTAGCCGATGTATGTATCTGTAACTTTTCCATGTTCATCACTTTTTGTCTTCTTTGTTGTTGTATTGAGTTTCTTGCAGGCTTTTTCAAGTGATATCTTGTTAGTACGAAGAAGAACCTCTGCTAATGTTTGGACATCAAGGAAGTATCCTGAGAAACGATCTTTACCTTCATTGATCTTGGTTGAAGTGAACTTGAAATCATGTCCCTCTCCCATTTTTTTGATAATTATGGGAGGGTTGAAACGATTGTCAGAAAGTGTAAAGGTGAGTCCACCTTTATTTCTTCCTCTTGAATCACCTACATGTTTTGCTATCCTGCTGATGTCAAAAGGGAGATTAAAACCTATACAAAGTGTTTTCCATCCGAATATTTCTGGATAAAAAACATCATCTATGAATTCTTTGAGAGTATAAAGAGCAATGTGTTTTTTGTTTGCATAAGAGACAAAAATATCCTTTTCTTTATCAGTAAGTATAGATTCTTCATAGAATATGCCCTCATGGTGAATGTATCCATTTTGATATATCTGAAAACATCCTATCTTCATGTTTTGATACTGATTAGTCGTAGTTTCAGTATCAAAAACCAATACATTATCATGTCTTAGTGGAATTTCCTTTGGCCTGAAAAAGGAGGTATTTGATGAATCACTCACTTTATGAGTGTATCCTCTAACAGCAATCTTAGACATCGACAGTCATCCCCATACCAAGATTGATTAAATGCTGTCCAATCTCCTTCAGTAAAGCACCAATTGAAATGATACCAAAGGCCCTTTTGTTTTGCAAGGAAGATTCACTTGATCTTTCTTTAGGGCTAAGCCTGTTCTGTTCGGCAGTTATCTTTGCATGACAGTTCTTACAAAGGGGCTCTGTCCAATCCGAATTACTCTTTCCTTCAACATGATGGTTTTCAATGGTTGCAGAGTGATCTTCTCCACAAATGCAACATGCCATTGGTGGCTTTTTTCCCTTCTTGTTTCTCTTAACGTAGGTTGCATATGCTTGTTTTTCCATAGTGTTCACTCCTTAATTCGGGTATATTTC
This window contains:
- a CDS encoding HNH endonuclease, with the translated sequence MEKQAYATYVKRNKKGKKPPMACCICGEDHSATIENHHVEGKSNSDWTEPLCKNCHAKITAEQNRLSPKERSSESSLQNKRAFGIISIGALLKEIGQHLINLGMGMTVDV